The genomic segment CCTGGACATGAAGGGCATTCCCGATCATGGCGGCATCTGGGCTCCCTGTCTATCCTATTCGGACGGAAGATTCTGGCTGATCTATACAAATGTTCACTCCCTGCGGGGAATTTACAAAGACACACCCAACTATCTGACCACGGCCGAATCCATAGAAGGTCCCTGGTCTGATCCGGTTTATATCAATTCCAGCGGCTTCGATCCCTCCCTGTTTCATGATGATGACGGCAAAAAATACTTTATCAATATGATCTGGGACCATAGGCCTTGGAAAAAGAACTCCTTTTACGGCATTGTCATGCAGGAATACTCTACCGGAGAACAGAAACTGATTGGAACACCCGAATTGATTTTTAAAGGGAGTGATCATAGGTTGGTAGAGGGCCCGCATCTGTATAAAAAAGATGGATTTTATTACCTCTTCTGCGCCGAAGGCGGAACCAGCTACGATCATTGTGAAACCGTAGCCCGCAGCAGAAACATCAACGGCCCCTATGAAATACATCCTCAAAACCCGCTGATCACCGCCAGGGACTATCCAGATTCAATTCTCCAGAAAACCGGACACGGAGATATTGTGCAGACCCCTGGAGGAGAATGGTACTTTGTTCACCTCACCGGCCGCCCCTCTCTCTGCGGAGGATTCTGCGTTCTGGGCCGGGAAACAGCGATTGAAAAAATTGACTGGCCCATGGCAGAGTGGCCCCGGATTGCAACCGGCGGCAACGAACCGGCTCTATCTGTACCTTTACCGAAAGGAAGTCAGGACCTGCAGAAGACCCTTCCACCGGAAGAGAGCTACTCCTTCAATGCTCCCCGCCTGGCACAGCCTTTTCAGACACTCCGTGTCCCCCAGAAGGGCAACATGTCCCTTTCGGCAAGACCGGGGTATCTGAGGATGTATGGAAAAGAGTCACTCAGCAGCCTGATCAATCAGTCTCTGGTCGGACTCAGAGTGGATCATCCTGTTTTCACGGCTTCAACTGTTCTGGAGTTTGATCCCTGGAGCTTCCAGCAGTCTGCGGGCTTGTCCGCATATTACGACACAAGCAGTTACTACTATCTTCATATGTCCTTTGATGAAGAAAGGAAACGGGTCCTTCACCTCCAGACATGCCGGCATAAGCAGTTCGAGTACCCCGTTTATAATATCAATATCCCCGACAGTGGAGCCATTCACCTCAAGGTAGAAATTGATGCTGGGGAACTTCAGTTTTTCTGGTCCCTTCAGGGTAAAGACTGGAATCCAGCCGGACCCCGTTTAAAAACCGATGTCATATCAGATGATTTTGAACAGGACCTCCGTTTCACCGGAGCATTCTGTGCTTTATGCTGTCAGGATTTAGCCGGAACAAACCACCCCGCTGACTTTGAAGGAATGAGCATAAAGAGAGGGTGATATAAGGAAGAGTTTTCTGGTAAGATTGCTTTTCGAAAAGGGTTATATAATAATGAAACCGAAATTTGTACAGGTTAAAAACTATCTC from the Oceanispirochaeta sp. genome contains:
- a CDS encoding glycoside hydrolase family 43 protein translates to MNKINNPILPGFNPDPSIVRVEDTYYIANSTFQWFPGVQIHKSKDLANWELVTRPLESTKLLDMKGIPDHGGIWAPCLSYSDGRFWLIYTNVHSLRGIYKDTPNYLTTAESIEGPWSDPVYINSSGFDPSLFHDDDGKKYFINMIWDHRPWKKNSFYGIVMQEYSTGEQKLIGTPELIFKGSDHRLVEGPHLYKKDGFYYLFCAEGGTSYDHCETVARSRNINGPYEIHPQNPLITARDYPDSILQKTGHGDIVQTPGGEWYFVHLTGRPSLCGGFCVLGRETAIEKIDWPMAEWPRIATGGNEPALSVPLPKGSQDLQKTLPPEESYSFNAPRLAQPFQTLRVPQKGNMSLSARPGYLRMYGKESLSSLINQSLVGLRVDHPVFTASTVLEFDPWSFQQSAGLSAYYDTSSYYYLHMSFDEERKRVLHLQTCRHKQFEYPVYNINIPDSGAIHLKVEIDAGELQFFWSLQGKDWNPAGPRLKTDVISDDFEQDLRFTGAFCALCCQDLAGTNHPADFEGMSIKRG